DNA from Candidatus Eisenbacteria bacterium:
TCTCGCCCTTCCAGCGAAACGTGTCGCCCAGGCGATCGACGAAGTAGTAGTAGCCCTCGGCGTCGCGCCGCAGCAGGTCGCCGCTGCGAAACCACGCGTCGCCTTCGACGAAGAGGTTGCGGACGAGCTTCCGCTCGGTCGCCTCGCGGTCGGTGTAGCCGTCGTACTCCATCGCGCCCGCCAGGCCGACCTTGCCGAGGAGCTCGCCGGCCTCGCCCGGCGGGCAGCGCACCCCGAGTCCGTCGGCGCCGCGGACGAGCCCGCCCGTCGCGAGGTCGATGCACGCGAGCTCCACCTGATCCTCGAGCATGGGGTGCGGCTTGCCGACCGACCCCGGACGGTTGTCGAGGTTCTGGAGCGCGACGTTGCCTTCGGTCGCCCCGTACATCTCGATGATGCGCGCGAGCCCGAACCGCTCCTTGAACGCGGTCCAGATGTCGGGACGGAGGCCGGCGCCCGCGGCGACGCGCAGGCGATGGTCGCGGTCGTGCGGCGAGGGCGGCAGCCGCAGCAGATACCGGCACAGCTCGCCCACGTAGACGAACGCGACCGCCTCGTGGCGCCGCACGTCGTTCAGGAACGCATGCGCGCTGAAGGCGCGCCGCGAGGCGAACGACCCACCCGCCCGGAACGCGGGCGAGAAGCCGACGAACAGGCTCTCGCCGTGGTAGAGCGGCAGCGGCGCGTAGATGGTCTCGCCGGGCTCGATGCCGAGGAGCTGGGACAGCGAGACGCCGCCCATGGTGAAGCGGAGGTGCCGCACGATCGCGGGCTTCGGGTAGCCCGTCGTGCCCGACGTATAGATGTAGAGGAACACGTCGCCGCCGCGGACGTCGGGGATGTCGGGCTCGGGCGCCGGGTCGGGCGCACCGGCGTCGCCGAGAAGCCGGACGCCGCATGGCAACGACGTGCCGCCCGGGGCGTCGACCCGGAAGCGCACCGGATGCGTGCCTGCGACCTCGGCGAGAGCGGGCAGCGCGGACGCATCACAGATACCGACGGTGGCGCCGGAGGCGGCGAGCACGTGCGTCAGTCCCGCGCCGGTCACGTGCGTGTTGATGAGCGCGCCGATCGCGCCGAGCTTCGCGACGGCGCCGATGGCGCCGAGGAAGAGGGGGCTGTTCGGGGCGAGGATCGCGACCGGTGTGCCCGCAGTGACGCCGTCGCGGCGCAGCACCCAGGCGAGGCGGTTCACCAGGGCGTCGTACTCGCCGTAGGTGACGCGCTCGGTCTCGAACTTGAGCGCGACCTGGTCGGGGATCGCCGCGGCCTGCTGGCGGACGAACGGCCCGAACGTGTCGGGCGACCGCTTCAGCTCGGCGACGATGGCGGCGAGGTCCATGGGGAACCTCGCGTAGCAGGGGGCTCGCCGCGCGCGCAAGCACGAGCGCGGAGAGCGCGTGGCGGACTAGCGAGCGGACGCGCGCTTCTTCGCGGCCTGCGGTCGGCGCAGCTTGTCCTCGAGCGCGTCCGCCACGAACTCCATCACCGAGATCCCGAGCGACACGCAATGGAGCTTGATCTCCCGATGCAGTGTCTTCGGGATACGGGTCGCGAGCTGGATCAGTACGTCGTCGTCCTTGGCCATCGGAGTCCTCTCTCCTCGTACGTCCTAGAGGGATGGTTGGATGTGGGTCCTAGCGGGTAGCGGGCGCTGGGGCGCCGGTGCGTTGCTTCAGGTTGTCTTCGACGGTCTCGAGCTGACGGGTGAGGTCGACGATGTGGAGCTGCGCGCGCACGCGGGCGAGGAGCTCGTGTCGGGTCACCGGCTTGGCGAGGAACTCGCTGACGCCGGACTGCATGCCCTCGAGGCGCGTGTCGACGTCGTCGCGGCCGGTGAGCAGGATCACCGGCAGGCGCTTCCCCTTCTCGGTCTCGCGCAGGCGGGCGCAGACTTCGAAGCCGTCCATACCCGGCATGATGACGTCCAGGAGGACGAGCGCCACCGGTTCTTTTTCGACCGCCGCCAGGGCGTCGCGGCCGCTCGAGCACGAGCGCGTGCGGTAGCCCTCGCGCTCGAGGATCGTCGCGGTGAGCGCGCAGGTGGTCGGGTCGTCGTCGACGATGAGGACGAGATGGGGGCTCTGGGGAGTCGTCATTCGGTCGCCTCGGATTCAGACGCTTCGGTCTCTACGTCGGTGTCGTTATCGAGCTCGGGATCGGGTGTTGAGTCGGGCCCGCGCCGCCGTCGCAATTTCGCGACCAGCGTCGTGCGCTTCAGCCCGAGCAGACGCGCTGCGGCTTGCTTGTTGCCCTTGGTGCGGCGGAGCGCCTCCTCGATGAGACGGTTCTCGAACTCCTCGACGGCGGTATTGAGGTCGAGGCCGTGCTCGCCGAGCGTCGGGCGCGGGATCTTCTTCTCGGAGATGAGGGAGCGGATCTGGGCCGGGAGCTGTTGCAGGCCGATCGTGCCGTCCTCGGAGAGGATCACGAGGCGCTCGAGCAGGTTCTCGAGCTCGCGCACGTTGCCCGGCCAGTCGTACTCCCACAGGTGCACCATCGCCTCTTCGGTGATGGTGCAGGCACGCCCCGCACGCTTGCGGTTGTGCTTCTCGAGGAAGTGGCGGACGAGCAACGGGATGTCCGAGCGGCGCTCGCGCAAGGGCGGCATCACGATCGGGATCACCTGCAGGCGGTAGAAGAGGTCCTCGCGGAAGCGTCCCGCCTCCACCTCGGCGGCGAGGTCCTTGTTCGACGCCGCGAGCACGCGCACGTCGACCTTGAGCGGCCGGTCGCCGCCGACGGGGCGCACCTCGCGATCCTGCAGCACGCGCAGGAGCTTCACCTGGAGCGTGGGGCTCATCTCGCCCACCTCGTCCAGGAAGATCGTGCCGCCGTTGGCGAGCTGGAACATGCCGGCGCGCTGCCCGATCGCGCCGGTGAACGCGCCGCGCTCGTGGCCGAACATCTCGGACTCGAGCAGCTCGGCCGGGATGGCGCCGCAGTTGACCGGGATGAACGGCCGGTCGCCGCGCTGGCTGAGCGCGTGCACCGCGCGCGCCACGAGCTCCTTGCCGGTCCCGCTCTCCCCCATGATGAGGATGGTCGCGTCGGTCGGGGCGACCTTCCGGACGAGCAGGCTGATTTTCTGGATCAGGGCGTGCTCGCCGATGAGCAGCGGAGCAGCTTCTGGCTGATTGGTCGTCACGTGCGTCGCCTCTTCCCCATCCACCCGGGCGTCGTGCTATGGACGGCACCCGTCATGTTTGTCACGCGTCAGTTGCTATATCGGTCGGGGGCTCGAAATGGTTGAGCGCAAGCGTCAAAAGGGTCGCGCCGACGGCAGAAAAGCGACGGAACTTCGGCCGGTTCGGATGACCCCGGGGTTCATGCCCGCGGCCGAGGGATCGGTCCTCATCGAGACCGGGGAGACGCGCGTGGTGTGCACGGCCACGGTCCAGGACTCGGTGCCGCCCTTCATGCGCGGCCAGGGCAAGGGCTGGGTCACGGCCGAGTACGCGATGCTGCCGCGCAGCTCGCCCGAGCGCGTCGAGCGCGAGCGGCGCGGCCCGGGCGGGCGCTCGCAGGAGATCCAGCGGCTCGTGGGGCGGAGCCTCCGCGCCGTGGTCGACATGGACGCGCTCGGCGAGCGCTCGATCCTGATCGACTGCGACGTGCTGAACGCCGACGCCGGCACGCGCACGGCGTCGATCACGGGCGGCTACGTGGCGCTCGTGCTGGCGCTCAACCGCCTGCGCAAGGATCGGCTGATCGACAAGATGCCGCTCACCGGCAGCGTGGCCGCGGTGAGCGTCGGCATCGTCGGCGGCAGGGCGCTGCTCGACCTCTGCTACGAGGAGGACCACCGCGCGGAGGTCGACTTCAACGTCGTCATGACCGGCAGCGGCCGCTTCGTCGAGGTGCAGGGCACGGCGGAGGGGAAGGCCTTCACGCGCGCGCAGCTCGACAAGCTGCTCGCGCTCGCGAATACGGGCATCGAGCGCCTGGGCGCGATCCAACGCGACACGCTGCGCGAGGCCGGCATCACGCTGCCGCGTCGATGATCCCGCCGCGCCTGGTGCTGGCGACGTCCAACGCCGGGAAGGTGGGGGAGCTGGCGGCGCTCGTCGCCGAGTGGGGTCCGATCGAGGTCCTCTCCCTCGCCGACTTCCCGGGCGTGGTCCTGCCCGAGGAGACCGGCGAGACGTACCTCGCGAACGCCGCGTTGAAGGCCGTCGCCGTGCGCGACGCCACGGGGCTGCCCGCACTCGCCGACGATTCAGGCATCGAGGTCGACGCCCTCGGCGGTGAGCCGGGCCTGCGGTCGAGCCGGTACGGGGCGTCGGCGGCCGAACGGATCGAGAAGCTCCTTCGTGGGCTCGCCGATGTACCGCCCGAGCGTCGC
Protein-coding regions in this window:
- a CDS encoding AMP-binding protein; translated protein: MDLAAIVAELKRSPDTFGPFVRQQAAAIPDQVALKFETERVTYGEYDALVNRLAWVLRRDGVTAGTPVAILAPNSPLFLGAIGAVAKLGAIGALINTHVTGAGLTHVLAASGATVGICDASALPALAEVAGTHPVRFRVDAPGGTSLPCGVRLLGDAGAPDPAPEPDIPDVRGGDVFLYIYTSGTTGYPKPAIVRHLRFTMGGVSLSQLLGIEPGETIYAPLPLYHGESLFVGFSPAFRAGGSFASRRAFSAHAFLNDVRRHEAVAFVYVGELCRYLLRLPPSPHDRDHRLRVAAGAGLRPDIWTAFKERFGLARIIEMYGATEGNVALQNLDNRPGSVGKPHPMLEDQVELACIDLATGGLVRGADGLGVRCPPGEAGELLGKVGLAGAMEYDGYTDREATERKLVRNLFVEGDAWFRSGDLLRRDAEGYYYFVDRLGDTFRWKGENVATMEVADRLNSAPGVSEANVVGVTIPGEDGRAGMAAIVLRPGAAFDPSAFYAHAEKELPRYARPAFVRVVPAMDVTGTLKQRKHTFASEGYDPKAVTDPLFVRDDDARSYVPLTAERYAAVTSGQLRL
- a CDS encoding response regulator, with the translated sequence MTTPQSPHLVLIVDDDPTTCALTATILEREGYRTRSCSSGRDALAAVEKEPVALVLLDVIMPGMDGFEVCARLRETEKGKRLPVILLTGRDDVDTRLEGMQSGVSEFLAKPVTRHELLARVRAQLHIVDLTRQLETVEDNLKQRTGAPAPATR
- a CDS encoding sigma 54-interacting transcriptional regulator encodes the protein MTTNQPEAAPLLIGEHALIQKISLLVRKVAPTDATILIMGESGTGKELVARAVHALSQRGDRPFIPVNCGAIPAELLESEMFGHERGAFTGAIGQRAGMFQLANGGTIFLDEVGEMSPTLQVKLLRVLQDREVRPVGGDRPLKVDVRVLAASNKDLAAEVEAGRFREDLFYRLQVIPIVMPPLRERRSDIPLLVRHFLEKHNRKRAGRACTITEEAMVHLWEYDWPGNVRELENLLERLVILSEDGTIGLQQLPAQIRSLISEKKIPRPTLGEHGLDLNTAVEEFENRLIEEALRRTKGNKQAAARLLGLKRTTLVAKLRRRRGPDSTPDPELDNDTDVETEASESEATE
- the rph gene encoding ribonuclease PH codes for the protein MVERKRQKGRADGRKATELRPVRMTPGFMPAAEGSVLIETGETRVVCTATVQDSVPPFMRGQGKGWVTAEYAMLPRSSPERVERERRGPGGRSQEIQRLVGRSLRAVVDMDALGERSILIDCDVLNADAGTRTASITGGYVALVLALNRLRKDRLIDKMPLTGSVAAVSVGIVGGRALLDLCYEEDHRAEVDFNVVMTGSGRFVEVQGTAEGKAFTRAQLDKLLALANTGIERLGAIQRDTLREAGITLPRR
- the rdgB gene encoding RdgB/HAM1 family non-canonical purine NTP pyrophosphatase, which encodes MIPPRLVLATSNAGKVGELAALVAEWGPIEVLSLADFPGVVLPEETGETYLANAALKAVAVRDATGLPALADDSGIEVDALGGEPGLRSSRYGASAAERIEKLLRGLADVPPERRGARFRAVVVLAFPDGRVVSAEGTCEGRVALAPSGTTGFGYDPIFISSELGRTIGDATAEDKARISHRARAIRALGTKLNIASP